In the Colletotrichum higginsianum IMI 349063 chromosome 7 map unlocalized unitig_7, whole genome shotgun sequence genome, one interval contains:
- a CDS encoding polymerase produces MTRAQFNRDLAQASQQTITHISGVTKGEDDGQVQFVFSDGALSSPVVIRLVTLNIDEYPHNSGFLAYTDADSIPTALSDLFDEIPSLSQSKSILNTLQLISSCSLASETNDNSDIEMTDVESEGEADEYDYEDDIAFGLGSASRSPTPTNTPREQVKVTGRLIEDLRTAKQAGFKVALLTKVTEREDGCIFAISLPVAQLGLSEDTLEAWEVSSSDCIVLLCRYDSRYPCVETFKDLASGHAASMQFRFGKCASFKPTLTSALTAFSPKFNNAKGCSSEDVLVDETSQGSTFCSMPISNSINTLMNRQLATLLKIRLNHGVSWDSATEMLEKLTRDGHMRVFASGPSQSFHLADDTEAQVSTAAPELLNKDYVRHSPRATGPLPEAQLSTPLIAMQFSLRYFVKSTQYCLVCHRKTDPGFAALKPYVCSEPLCLFQYMALGLGPSIEHDIIARPYVVDLLVSFCAAALQASRIREWPQGLAIKVPLINIFPTPANNYGLLTVNGAFRSEQEPETRRVRPAIPVLAQISAGQFDLHKTQDMALKPGDMIVLVKSATVADCGSKDDVHHCRIKSVDSVRDGEGNDSGRVVKFDCTVSVTGNANNPPDPYRPASRSSSSPTEEFHYKPEVTFDDEKGEAGLFLYEYDLDDLESYYQREALLVLVQTIPSIRTLRDYLLSHKGSTLADCRNVSRSALALLRWIVASNRSFIVQIDQPADLDIGGISGTNSRQRERFVGMADDWMQFRFAQGSPEKENRFKEELEYQGNHPYPTLFAWHGSQLGNWHSIIRTGLDFKDTLNGRAYGHGVYFARDFSVSQGYCRNGRSCWVGSELNLLAAISLCEIINRPVQFKSIEPYYVVDKVDWIQCRYLIVQRNHSAGPQPRNSGSTSETDYVPQDPARQITGMGNIAGKVPVAALPRWRQTSAPYGSSLSQSTRLADNELDNEPDDFDLMIELRENGEIDEENGKTAKDSDPNKTDFVPGALDYELLPQLPPPSWASDQGRKFVGAELSKLQKLQANTPFHQLGWYIDFENITNMFQWIVELHSFEKSLPLAQDMHRQGVSSVVVEIRFGRHFPMSPPFVRVIRPRFVPFSEGGGGHVTGGGAMCMELLTNSGWSPASSMESVLLQVHMAMCSLDPFPARLIGNKKGDVNDYNIYEAIEAYKRSANAHGWEVPDDLEMTANAL; encoded by the coding sequence ATGACTCGGGCCCAGTTCAACCGCGACTTGGCTCAGGCTTCTCAACAGACCATCACGCACATATCCGGGGTTACCAAAGGAGAGGATGACGGCCAAGTCCAGTTTGTCTTCTCTGATGGTGCCCTGTCCTCGCCTGTTGTCATCCGTCTCGTCACTCTGAACATCGATGAATATCCGCACAATTCTGGTTTTCTGGCTTACACGGATGCCGACTCAATCCCCACTGCTCTCTCTGACCTTTTCGACGAAATCCCCAGCTTGAGTCAGAGCAAGTCCATCCTCAACACCTTGCAACTCATCTCAAGCTGCAGTCTAGCTTCGGAAACCAACGACAATTCTGACATCGAGATGACTGATGTTGAATCGGAGGGTGAGGCCGATGAGTACGATTACGAGGACGACATAGCTTTTGGGCTTGGCTCCGCCTCCCGCTCCCCAACGCCCACCAATACCCCAAGAGAGCAGGTCAAAGTCACCGGCCGCCTGATTGAAGACCTTCGCACAGCCAAGCAAGCTGGCTTCAAGGTCGCCTTGCTGACCAAGGTCACGGAACGTGAGGACGGTTGCATATTTGCTATCTCCCTCCCCGTCGCCCAACTAGGTCTCAGTGAGGATACCCTCGAGGCTTGGGAGGTAAGCTCTTCGGATTGCATCGTTCTGCTATGCAGGTACGACTCAAGATATCCTTGTGTGGAGACCTTCAAAGACCTCGCATCCGGCCATGCAGCTTCTATGCAGTTTCGCTTCGGAAAATGCGCATCTTTCAAGCCCACTCTCACCTCTGCCTTGACTGCTTTCAGTCCAAAGTTCAACAATGCCAAAGGCTGCTCATCAGAAGATGTCCTGGTGGACGAAACGTCTCAAGGTTCAACATTCTGTTCGATGCCCATTTCAAACTCGATCAACACCCTCATGAACCGGCAACTCGCAACGCTGCTGAAGATTCGCCTGAATCATGGCGTGTCTTGGGACAGTGCCACGGAAATGCTGGAGAAGCTGACCAGAGATGGACATATGCGCGTTTTCGCATCGGGACCAAGCCAGTCATTCCATCTTGCTGACGACACGGAAGCCCAAGTTTCAACAGCTGCCCCCGAGCTTCTCAACAAGGACTACGTCAGACACAGCCCTCGCGCTACAGGTCCTCTGCCAGAAGCGCAGCTCAGTACTCCTCTGATTGCAATGCAGTTCTCCTTGCGGTACTTCGTCAAAAGCACCCAGTACTGCCTCGTCTGTCATCGGAAAACTGATCCTggcttcgccgccctcaaaCCCTACGTCTGCAGCGAGCCCCTTTGCCTCTTTCAGTACATGGCTTTGGGATTGGGCCCCAGCATTGAACACGACATCATTGCTCGCCCGTATGTCGTTGACCTTCTGGTCAGCTTTTGCGCCGCCGCTCTGCAGGCCTCTAGAATTCGTGAATGGCCGCAGGGCTTGGCTATCAAGGTGCCTCTCATCAACATCTTCCCAACCCCGGCGAACAACTACGGATTGTTGACCGTCAATGGTGCCTTCCGGTCTGAGCAAGAACCAGAGACTAGGCGTGTCCGGCCTGCTATTCCTGTGTTGGCACAGATTTCGGCTGGACAGTTCGACCTGCACAAAACACAAGACATGGCGCTGAAGCCTGGAGACATGATTGTTCTGGTCAAATCCGCAACGGTGGCCGATTGTGGGAGCAAGGACGACGTGCATCATTGCCGCATCAAGAGCGTGGACTCTGTCCGTGATGGTGAGGGCAACGACAGCGGCAGAGTGGTCAAATTTGATTGCACCGTGTCAGTTACCGGAAATGCAAATAACCCCCCGGATCCTTACCGGCCTGCCTCAAGatcatcctcatcgccaACTGAAGAATTTCATTACAAGCCTGAGGTAACATTCGATGACGAAAAGGGCGAGGCTGGGTTATTCCTCTACGAAtacgacctcgacgacctggaaTCATACTACCAACGCGAAGCTTTGCTGGTTCTCGTGCAAACCATTCCTTCGATCAGAACGTTGCGCGATTACCTTTTGAGCCACAAGGGATCAACGTTGGCCGATTGCCGCAATGTCTCGCGATCCGCTCTTGCATTGCTCCGGTGGATCGTTGCCTCGAATCGATCATTCATCGTACAAATTGATCAACCAGCGGACCTTGACATTGGTGGAATCTCAGGAACTAACTCTCGACAACGTGAGCGCTTCGTTGGAATGGCTGACGACTGGATGCAGTTCCGCTTTGCGCAGGGATCACCCGAAAAGGAGAATCGTttcaaggaggagctggagtACCAGGGAAACCATCCTTACCCGACGCTTTTTGCCTGGCACGGCAGTCAGCTTGGGAACTGGCACAGCATTATCAGAACTGGTTTGGACTTCAAGGATACCCTCAACGGCCGCGCTTACGGCCATGGCGTTTACTTCGCCCGCGATTTCTCAGTAAGCCAGGGATACTGCAGAAACGGTAGATCATGCTGGGTCGGATCGGAGCTCAACCTGCTCGCAGCCATCAGTCTTTGCGAGATCATCAACCGCCCGGTCCAGTTCAAGTCCATCGAACCATACTATGTGGTTGATAAGGTAGACTGGATTCAATGCCGCTACCTCATAGTCCAACGGAATCATTCGGCCGGACCACAGCCCCGGAATTCGGGCTCTACTTCCGAGACCGACTATGTCCCCCAGGACCCTGCTCGACAAATCACGGGTATGGGAAACATTGCTGGGAAGGTCCCCGTGGCTGCGCTTCCAAGATGGCGTCAGACATCAGCTCCCTATGGGTCTTCGCTGTCCCAGTCGACTAGGTTGGCGGACAACGAGCTTGATAATGAGCCAGACGACTTCGACTTGATGATAGAGCTTCGAGAGAACGGAGAAATTGATGAAGAGAATGGAAAGACGGCCAAAGACTCTGACCCTAACAAAACGGACTTCGTTCCGGGCGCTCTTGATTATGAGCTGCTGCCCCAacttcctcctcccagcTGGGCCTCCGACCAAGGAAGAAAGTTCGTGGGCGCGGAGCTCAGCAAGTTGCAAAAGTTGCAAGCCAACACACCTTTTCACCAGCTCGGCTGGTACATCGACTTCGAAAACATCACGAACATGTTCCAGTGGATTGTAGAGCTCCACAGTTTTGAGAAGTCTCTTCCTCTCGCGCAAGACATGCATCGTCAGGGTGTCTCCAGCGTTGTTGTCGAGATCCGCTTCGGTCGTCATTTCCCGATGTCTCCCCCCTTCGTCCGCGTCATTCGTCCTCGCTTTGTTCCGTTCTCAGAAGGGGGTGGCGGACACGTCACGGGTGGTGGTGCCATGTGCATGGAGCTTCTCACCAACAGCGGCTGGAGTCCCGCCAGTAGCATGGAGAGCGTTCTGCTCCAAGTGCACATGGCCATGTGTAGCCTCGATCCCTTTCCGGCACGACTTATAGGCAACAAAAAGGGCGACGTAAACGACTACAACATCTACGAGGCTATTGAAGCGTACAAGCGCTCCGCCAACGCTCATGGCTGGGAGGTCCCGGACGACCTAGAAATGACGGCGAATGCGCTGTGA
- a CDS encoding Cysteine protease, with protein sequence MALSKDFEQSPPLTASDMADQTKRSNTPALLVRRSSLMSRFPESGSSAYVLDWGTNDCKQRLLNHADDLLREAVGRRRLTIVQGLPLDLVQVLRDSLGVDPAFLEAHAGRRRYRPLRPDDGSSFISFEYPELVKTARGNCGPDPGYKPSARQSDLVDVMDEAPFHMMSRDGQAVMFCHASLWMSSKADVLFLDRPIWNDPSSQVHKARRPLSVTRSWQSKIDESQMDGTSVWNVLIAEGDELPGLEDSLLRTFRQANVVRQSLPDILREAVYDKWLDFFETLPPCSQSGSLHDSSLYWQATESLEQNLDLAHNQERQPDWRSLLDRLQRRIAISRLETSTIPQTPGWPRTQPTTAALQTRDMNLPAQSSRSCADDGDHWPDQKEANQRALDRVTYLGGILLPFTVVSAILSMNEEYAPNSPRFWIFWVASVGAAILCLLIIYLDQLRCLEVYFEVVAADKVESIFPSGTPHHSHGVAFMSMSETGVRRPSRLTTEMFVDMPDPGVGDMEVLADSAVNPTMLVQQCKDGSRPKAWQRRQLGWGGAMKKVVGYYRWMGGKPVQLSPYGERFRMKAV encoded by the exons ATGGCTTTATCAAAGGACTTCGAGCAATCGCCGCCACTGACCGCCAGCGACATGGCCGACCAGACGAAGCGGTCCAACACGCCGGCGCTACTCGTCCGCAGATCGTCATTGATGAGCAGGTTCCCCGAGTCTGGATCGTCGGCGTACGTCCTCGATTGGGGGACCAACGATTGCAAGCAACGACTCCTCAACCACGCCGACGACCTTTTGAGAGAAGCAGTTGGCCGCAGGCGGCTCACCATCGTCCAGGGGCTTCCGCTGGACCTGGTGCAGGTGTTGAGGGACTCGCTGGGCGTCGACCCTGCTTTCCTCGAAGCGCATGCTGGGAGGCGAAGATATCGGCCATTGAGGCCCGACGACGGCTCGAGCTTCATATCCTTTGAATACCCAGAGCTCGTCAAGACCGCCAGGGGAAACTGTGGGCCTGATCCTGGTTATAAGCCGTCTGCGAGACAATCTGACTTGGTGGATGTGATGGATGAAGCACCCTTCCACATGATGTCGAGGGATGGACAGGCTGTCATGTTCTGTCATGCGTCGCTATGGATGAGTAGCAAGGCAGATG TCCTGTTTCTGGATAGGCCGATATGGAATGATCCTTCCTCACAAGTCCACAAGGCCCGGCGGCCACTCTCTGTTACCCGCTCGTGGCAGTCAAAAATCGACGAATCGCAAATGGACGGGACTTCCGTGTGGAATGTCCTGATTGCAGAAGGAGACGAGCTGCCAGGTCTGGAAGACAGCCTCTTGCGAACGTTCCGGCAAGCAAATGTGGTCAGGCAAAGCCTACCCGATATCCTACGCGAAGCCGTCTACGACAAATGGCTGGACTTCTTCGAGACTCTCCCCCCGTGCTCCCAGTCGGGCTCTCTACACGACTCATCTCTGTACTGGCAAGCGACAGAGTCTCTCGAGCAGAATCTGGATTTGGCTCACAACCAGGAGCGGCAACCCGATTGGCGTAGCCTTCTCGACCGATTGCAACGCCGCATAGCCATCTCACGGCTTGAGACGTCGACAATTCCACAAACCCCTGGGTGGCCCCGTACACaaccgacgacggcggcattGCAGACACGAGATATGAATCTTCCCGCACAGAGCAGTCGGTCATgcgcggacgacggcgatcACTGGCCGGATCAGAAGGAGGCGAATCAGCGAGCACTCGATCGCGTCACTTATCTAGGAGGCATTCTTCTCCCATTCACCGTGGTGTCCGCTATCCTCTCCATGAACGAAGAGTATGCACCGAACTCGCCGCGATTCTGGATTTTCTGGGTGGCCTCCGTCGGTGCTGCCATCCTTTGCCTGCTCATCATCTACCTGGACCAACTGCGCTGTCTCGAGGTCTACTTCGAGGTGGTAGCCGCTGACAAGGTCGAATCGATCTTCCCGTCCGGAACGCCACACCACAGCCATGGTGTCGCGTTCATGTCCATGTCAGAAACAGGAGTGCGCCGGCCGTCGCGTTTGACAACAGAAATGTTCGTCGACATGCCGGATCCTGGCGTGGGCGACATGGAGGTCTTGGCCGATTCGGCCGTGAACCCGACAATGCTCGTTCAGCAGTGCAAAGAcgggtcgaggccgaaggcgTGGCAGCGGAGGCAGCTGGGCTGGGGCGGCGCAATGAAGAAGGTCGTCGGGTATTATCGGTGGATGGGCGGCAAGCCGGTACAGTTGAGTCCATACGGGGAGAGGTTCCGGATGAAGGCAGTCTAG
- a CDS encoding DASH complex subunit Dad3 — MEQGRESTLLHSQPELTPLEAEVLEEYEKLADNMKKLASTLEDLSSSPSTEILDGLRELERKTSLVFTLLKASVYSIVLQQEIDWGDRAGSQGDDREDEEE; from the exons ATGGAGCAGGGACGGGAATCAACACTGCTGCATTCGCAGCCGGAGCTGACGCCGCTGGAAGCCGAGGTCCTGGAGGAGTACGAGAAGCTGGCGGACAATATGAAAAAG CTCGCCTCTACACTGGAAGACCTCAGCAGCTCCCCGAGCACCGagatccttgatggcctgcGTGAGCTGGAGCGCAAAACGAGCCTGGTCTTCACGCTCCTCAAGGCGAGCGTGTACAGCATAGTGCTGCAGCAGGAAATCGACTGGGGCGACCGGGCGGGGAGCCAAGGCGACGAccgggaggacgaggaagagtGA
- a CDS encoding 37s ribosomal protein s5, with protein sequence MNSVRPARSVLSRCVSVSSTPAMPCRLFHSSVSRSGRRRSRFNNITAEKMGLTTPDAIDSYAKRKFPEYTEEEKASLKQKYTPEQWEALEAAEAAIDPRDLVIQGRLRTDPYKQPYVEDFATIRPVIDAKPQKTLQPKEVKWLPRREWVDNYIEKMADRVDTQMHDTMGRAFARALRKVKESNPDKLDFTEEELDELEQNPELRRKFLIDQDPDVLGGKRPRGPKQAGIENNDWMNLIDKHFFEELEQSLSTVENPLQPSRLDSWKAIEGEHGNSALSAELGKVEGVKGLYKPPDDPEDDGLDPTGRFAKLKNATGMKMTDILSVLTKRVVLRSVSNQTRLGKIRSASVVVVAGNGDGRLGVGEAKSTDLHIATATATLLAIRNMKPIRRYENRTIFGNVEAKISGTVVKLASRPPGFGLRVSHRIFEMARLAGIHDLAATIPRSNNPYNTVYAVHKALMNQPDPEEMAIGRGKKLVDVRKVYYGGSVY encoded by the exons ATGAACTCGGTACGCCCGGCGCGGAGCGTCCTGTCGAGATGCGTCTCCGTCTCGAGCACGCCGGCCATGCCCTGCCGTCTGTTCCACAGCTCCGTTAGCCGGTCGGGGCGGAGGCGGTCACGATTCAACAATATCACTGCCGAGAAGATGGGACTCACGACCCCCGATGCGATCGACTCGTATGCGAAGCGCAAGTTCCCCGAGTACacagaggaagagaaggcgAGCCTGAAGCAGAAGTACACTCCCGAGCAGTGGGAGGctctcgaggcggccgaggcggccatTGACCCTAGAGACCTGGTGATCCAGGGTCGGTTACGGACGGACCCCTACAAGCAGCCCTACGTCGAGGACTTTGCGACAATCCGACCTGTTATCGACGCGAAACCCCAGAAGACTCTGCAGCCCAAAGAAGTGAAGTGGCTCCCGAGGAGAGAGTGGGTCGACAACTACATCGAGAAGATGGCGGACCGGGTCGACACTCAAATGCATGACACCATGGGCCGGGCCTTTGCCAGGGCGCTGCGCAAGGTCAAGGAATCGAACCCGGACAAACTCGACTTCACGGAGGAGGAGTTGGATGAGCTCGAGCAGAACCCTGAATTGCGCAGAAAGTTCCTGATCGACCAGGACCCTGACGTACTGGGAGGCAAGCGGCCGAGGGGGCCGAAGCAGGCGGGGATTGAAAACAATGATTGGATGAATTTGATTGACAAGCACTTTTTCGAGGAGCTTGAACAGTCGCTCTCTACTGTCGAGAACCCCCTCCAACCGTCCCGCCTCGACTCGTGGAAGGCTATCGAGGGCGAGCACGGCAACTCGGCTCTGTCTGCCGAGCTTGGCAAGGTCGAGGGTGTTAAGGGCCTCTACAAGCCCCCCGAcgaccccgaggacgacggacTCGACCCCACGGGCCGTTTCGCGAAGCTCAAGAATGCCACTGGCATGAAGATGACCGACATCCTCTCCGTCCTCACCAAGAGAGTCGTTCTCCGTAGCGTCTCCAACCAGACCCGTTTGGGCAAGATCCGCAGCGCCTCtgttgtcgtcgtggccGGTAACGGCGACGGTAGACTGGGTGTGGGAGAGGCCAAGTCCACCGACCTTCATATCgccacggcgacggccacGCTTCTTGCCATCCGCAACATGAAGCCCATTCGCCGGTATGAAAACCGCACCATCTTCGGcaacgtcgaggccaagatcTCGGGAACCGTTGTGAAGCTTGCCTCGCGCCCCCCCG GCTTCGGACTCCGCGTCTCCCACAGGATATTTGAAATGGCCCGCCTCGCCGGAATTCATGACCTGGCCGCCACGATCCCCCGCTCCAACAACCCCTACAACACTGTCTATGCTGTCCACAAGGCCCTCATGAACCAACCGGATCCAGAGGAGATGGCCATTGGGCGCGGAAAGAAGCTAGTCGACGTGAGGAAGGTGTACTACGGCGGCTCTGTATATTAA